The genomic interval GCGGCTGACGGCGTTCATTCGAGGCGAGGCCGCGTCTGGTGTGTGGACAGGCGCCGGCAGGCAGCGTCCCCGTCTGGCCTTCCTGTTCGGAGGCGGGGAGCGCAATGGCGCCGAGTGGGGACGCAAGCTCTTCGAGTCCGAGCCCGTCTTCCGGGATGCGGTGGTGCGCTGTGAACAGGCGCTGGGCCGCCCCTTCGCCTCGGAGTTCTTCCGCGCGCGCGCCCTGGGGCCCGGCCTCGCGCTCCCCGGGCGGTTCGCGGTGCGTTGTGGCCTGACGCAGCTGTGGAGGTCCTGGGGTGTCACGCCGTCGGCGGTGATGGGCATCGGCGAGGGGGAGCTCGCGGCGGCCTGTGCCGCGGGGGTGCTCTCCTGGGAAGACGGGATGAAACTCGTGGCGGTGCTGGGTGAGCAACTCGAGCGCGCGGCACCTGGTGCCGAGCTGACCCTCGAGCGGCCCGAGCATCTCACGGACGTGCTCCAGCGGTTTCCGGACGTGTGCCTGCTGGGATTGGACGGTGACGGGAACGGGCTCCTGTCGGGAGCGCGTGCCTCCATCGAGGCGGTGCAGGCCGAGTTGCTCCAGCGAGGCAGCCGCGCCGGGTTGCGAGACACATCCCACGCCATCACCTCGGCGGTCTGGGCCGCGGCACGCGGCGCCGTGGCGGTGGCGGCTCGGTCGATGGTGCATGAGCGTCCCCGCGTCCCGTGGCTGTCGGCGCTCACGGGCAAGGGCGTGGAGTCCCCTGGCGCGGAGTCCTGGCGAGGGCCACCGGGAACCCCCGCGCAGTGGGCCGCCGCGTTGAGTGGATGGACTGGACAGGGCGCGTTCGTGGACCTGGGCCCAGGGGCGGGCTGGACGGCCCTGGGGCGTCGTGTCGGGGGCACGGCCGAGCGGGGCGGCTTCACCTGCTCGCGGTCTCCGGATGACGACAGGAGCGCGCTCCTGGAGGGCCTCGCGGGACTCTTCGCCATGGGGGCCGACGTCGCGTGGTCCGAGTTCTATCGGGACCAGTCGCACGACAAGGTGGTGCTCCCGACGAGCTGTTTCCAGCGCAGCCGGTACTGGTTCGAGCCACCGGCGGCGCCTGTCCCGAAGCCCGACATGCTCTCCGCCCTGCAGGAGGGGAACGCCGAGGCCTTGGCGGGACAGCTCGACCTGATTGAGCAGCTCACGGACGAACAGGTCGAGGCGTTGTTGGGAGGCCAGAAGCGCGGGGGCTGACCTCCATGGGGCTACGCCTTGCTCGACTGCGCGCAGGCGTAGACCATGTTTGCGATTGCGGTCAGGGTCGAGAGGTTCTCGACGCGCATGGCGTCCGCGGGCACGGTGATGCCGTATTGCTTTTCGACGAAGCCCATCATCCGGGCGGTCTCGAGGGAGTTGAGGATGCCGAGCTCGAGCAGGGGCGTGGTGGGGAGGAGGTCCTCCGCCTCGCCCTCGAGAATCTCCTCGGCGATGTAGCGGGTCAGTCCTGCAAGGATTTGGGCCTGATTCATCGCTTCCGACCCCCGTGAGAGTGACCAGGGGACGCTAGGGCATTTGCCGCGAGCGCGCCAGCCCTGGGCGCTCGATGGTATTCCGGCGTCGTCGTGGGCGGCGAACCCCCGCGCCCTGGCTAGTGGATGTACCAGTGTTGGTTGAGACCATCCATGCATTCCCAGGTGTTTATCAGGGCCCCGTTGACATTGCTGAAGCCATAGACCTCGAGGCACTTCCCGTTGAGCCTGCTGCGAATCATGTTGCCATCCCAGTACCAGCGCTGGTTGTCGCCACCATTGCAGTCCCACATGGTGACCTGGGCGCCGTCGTTGGTGTTGCTGCCGAAGATGTCCAGGCACTTGTTGTTCATGGCGCTGCGAATCTCTTCGCCATCCCAGTACCACTGCTGGTTGGGACCACCATTGCATTCCCAGGACGCGGTTCGCGCGCCGTTGTGGTCGAGGTAGGCGTAGACATCCAGGCATTTGTCGTTCGCGCTGTTCCTGATTTCAAAGGCATGCGCCGCCGACGAGAGGAGCATGAGCGCGAGGGTGGTCTGTGCTGCGAGTGGGTGTTTCAAGACAGCTCCTTGGCTGGACAGTGGGTTGTGACGTCTGGGGTGGGGGGAACGTAAGTGCGGTGAGGGTGATTGTCATGTCTGGCCGTGGCGGCGACCGGTGCCAGAGGATGTTGGCCTGCCATCAGTGACTGGCGCGCTGGACGGTGCCCACCCCGACGTGGGGGCCACGCAAGGTCCGCAAGGCAAAACGCCCGGACGACACCTCCCATTGACGCAATTCCGGGAATGCCGAACCCCATGACGCGAGCCGCCAGATGTCGGGCCCGGCTGTCAACACACCCACCACATCCCCTGGACCTCCAATACCTCTCACGTGAGAAGTCCGGGGATGTCGTGCTTGGCATGAGAGTCCGTTACATCGTGTGACAGGGGCGCGACCGAGGGGCGGTGGGACTGTTCGC from Myxococcus stipitatus carries:
- a CDS encoding acyl carrier protein; this encodes MNQAQILAGLTRYIAEEILEGEAEDLLPTTPLLELGILNSLETARMMGFVEKQYGITVPADAMRVENLSTLTAIANMVYACAQSSKA
- a CDS encoding RICIN domain-containing protein, whose product is MKHPLAAQTTLALMLLSSAAHAFEIRNSANDKCLDVYAYLDHNGARTASWECNGGPNQQWYWDGEEIRSAMNNKCLDIFGSNTNDGAQVTMWDCNGGDNQRWYWDGNMIRSRLNGKCLEVYGFSNVNGALINTWECMDGLNQHWYIH